The following proteins are co-located in the Chloroflexia bacterium SDU3-3 genome:
- a CDS encoding glycosyltransferase family 4 protein, with amino-acid sequence MRAIFCAYDGSGHLNGPNVWLRRLLPALRTRGIDAQALFLLSGPPEQCPTLQALERAGVPCRAAPPMRTTEERVRWLVLSLMQMQPDVLVPNVVLPAYYAARWARAAGVPTVGVIHSDDPFHHALIERFVCGRPEDQLSALVCVSQSLEAQAHKQALLVSRRPQIVRIPCGVPLPQAQAQPPAERFRMIYVGRLVDEQKRASDVARALVAATRAIPGAEAVMYGEGHARPAIEAMLAQADAPVRLGGALAPEAVQAAMLDAHALVLLSDYEGLPIALMEAMSCGVVPICSPMRSGIAELVTDDVNGMIAPDRAEGFVAKASQLRQDVALWQRMSAVARATIATNYSDQAATMRWAALLGELGRARSPGIISPPVRLDLPHYHDAFAREDQRGPYAVAEALRRARVALGELRRELPHMKLSR; translated from the coding sequence ATGCGAGCGATTTTCTGCGCCTACGATGGAAGCGGCCATCTCAACGGCCCGAACGTGTGGCTGCGGCGGCTGCTGCCCGCCCTGCGCACGCGCGGGATCGATGCCCAGGCCCTGTTCCTGCTCAGCGGCCCGCCCGAGCAGTGCCCCACCCTGCAGGCGCTTGAGCGGGCCGGGGTGCCATGCCGCGCCGCGCCGCCCATGCGCACCACCGAGGAGCGCGTGCGCTGGCTGGTGCTCTCGCTGATGCAGATGCAGCCCGATGTGCTGGTGCCCAATGTGGTGCTGCCCGCCTATTACGCCGCCCGCTGGGCGCGCGCCGCCGGGGTGCCCACCGTGGGCGTTATCCACTCGGACGACCCCTTCCACCACGCGCTGATCGAGCGGTTCGTGTGCGGCAGGCCCGAAGATCAGCTCAGCGCGCTGGTGTGCGTCTCGCAGTCGCTGGAGGCCCAGGCCCACAAGCAGGCGCTGCTGGTGAGCCGACGACCGCAGATCGTCCGTATTCCCTGCGGGGTGCCGCTGCCGCAGGCCCAGGCCCAGCCTCCCGCCGAGCGCTTCCGCATGATCTACGTGGGGCGGCTGGTCGACGAGCAGAAGCGCGCCAGCGACGTGGCCCGTGCGCTGGTGGCCGCCACCCGCGCCATCCCAGGGGCCGAGGCTGTGATGTATGGCGAGGGCCACGCCCGCCCGGCGATCGAGGCCATGCTGGCCCAGGCCGACGCGCCGGTGCGGCTGGGCGGCGCGCTCGCGCCCGAGGCGGTGCAGGCCGCCATGCTCGACGCCCACGCCCTGGTGCTGCTCTCCGACTACGAGGGCCTGCCGATCGCGCTGATGGAGGCCATGTCCTGCGGCGTGGTGCCGATCTGCTCGCCCATGCGCAGCGGCATCGCCGAGCTGGTGACGGATGATGTGAACGGCATGATCGCGCCCGACCGCGCCGAGGGCTTCGTGGCCAAGGCCAGCCAGCTGCGCCAGGATGTGGCGCTCTGGCAGCGCATGAGCGCCGTGGCCCGCGCCACCATCGCCACCAACTACAGCGATCAGGCCGCCACCATGCGCTGGGCCGCGCTGCTGGGCGAGCTTGGCAGGGCGCGCAGCCCTGGTATAATCAGCCCGCCGGTGCGGCTCGACCTGCCGCACTACCACGACGCCTTCGCCCGCGAGGATCAGCGCGGGCCGTACGCGGTGGCCGAGGCGCTGCGCCGCGCCCGCGTGGCCCTGGGCGAGCTGCGCCGCGAGCTGCCGCACATGAAACTTTCGAGGTAG
- the rfbB gene encoding dTDP-glucose 4,6-dehydratase: MRNLLVTGGAGFIGSNFVHYMLEKYSDYKIVVYDKLTYAGRLENLERVKGNPHFAFVQGDICDLAAVRGAVKEHGIDTIVNFAAETHVDRSIMDPDAVVRANVNGTWALLEVARELKLERFHQISTDEVYGAIPEPNRSKEGDPFEPRSPYSASKAGAEHLVYSYFITYGVPTTTTRGSNNIGPYHFPEKALPLFITNAIDDIPLPLYGDGRQQRDYQFVLDHCEGIDLVLHKGELGEAYNVGTGVETRNIDMAKKVLALLGKPESLITYVTDRAGHDRRYALDTTKLRALGWESRHSFDQAVEATVRWYVENEAWWRPIKSGAYKEYYDKQYVQRG; encoded by the coding sequence ATGCGCAATCTTCTCGTGACCGGCGGTGCCGGTTTCATCGGCTCGAACTTTGTCCACTATATGCTGGAGAAGTACAGCGACTATAAGATCGTTGTCTACGATAAGCTGACCTACGCCGGTCGGCTGGAGAACCTGGAGCGCGTGAAGGGCAACCCGCACTTCGCCTTCGTGCAGGGCGACATCTGCGACCTGGCTGCGGTGCGCGGCGCGGTGAAGGAGCACGGCATCGACACGATCGTGAACTTCGCCGCTGAGACCCACGTCGACCGGTCGATCATGGACCCCGACGCCGTGGTGCGCGCCAACGTCAATGGCACCTGGGCGCTGCTCGAGGTGGCCCGCGAGCTGAAGCTTGAGCGCTTCCACCAGATCAGCACCGACGAGGTGTACGGCGCGATCCCCGAGCCGAACCGCTCGAAGGAGGGCGACCCGTTCGAGCCGCGCAGCCCCTACTCGGCATCCAAGGCCGGGGCCGAGCACCTGGTGTACTCGTACTTCATCACCTACGGCGTGCCCACCACCACCACCCGCGGCTCCAACAACATCGGCCCCTACCACTTCCCCGAGAAGGCGCTGCCGCTGTTTATCACCAACGCCATCGACGACATCCCGCTGCCGCTGTACGGCGACGGCCGCCAGCAGCGCGACTACCAGTTTGTGCTCGACCACTGCGAGGGCATCGACCTGGTGCTGCACAAGGGCGAGCTGGGCGAGGCCTACAACGTGGGCACCGGCGTCGAGACGCGCAACATCGACATGGCCAAGAAGGTGCTGGCCCTGCTGGGCAAGCCCGAGAGCCTGATCACCTACGTGACCGACCGCGCCGGGCACGACCGCCGCTACGCGCTGGACACCACCAAGCTGCGCGCGCTGGGCTGGGAGAGCCGCCACAGCTTCGACCAGGCGGTCGAGGCCACAGTGCGCTGGTATGTGGAGAACGAGGCCTGGTGGCGGCCCATCAAGTCGGGCGCGTACAAGGAGTACTACGACAAGCAGTACGTGCAGCGCGGCTAG
- a CDS encoding class I SAM-dependent methyltransferase yields MLEATLDRLSENPSAWNVLRSAVEAGFRGERAVIDNELHPWDGDPDRRFLDFGCGTGEFAPSFPAERYTGVDLGLHYVRWAASNRSGSFAVGNGAALPLQDASFDAALVVGVFHHLPDAVVRGAVAELHRVLKPGGILLAMEDIAPRDAWNLAGHAMHWLDRGGYIRSDADYRALMGPHFATRREYAIRSGICDYAVYVMDRCGAVELHP; encoded by the coding sequence ATGTTAGAGGCGACCCTAGACCGGCTCTCGGAGAACCCCAGCGCCTGGAACGTGCTGCGCAGCGCGGTGGAGGCAGGGTTCCGTGGCGAGCGAGCCGTGATCGATAATGAGCTCCACCCCTGGGATGGCGATCCCGACCGACGATTTCTCGACTTTGGCTGCGGCACGGGCGAGTTCGCGCCCAGCTTCCCCGCCGAGCGCTACACCGGCGTGGATCTGGGGCTGCACTATGTGCGCTGGGCGGCCAGCAACCGCTCGGGCAGCTTCGCGGTGGGCAACGGCGCGGCGCTGCCGCTGCAGGATGCCAGCTTCGACGCCGCGCTGGTGGTGGGCGTGTTCCACCACCTGCCCGACGCGGTGGTGCGCGGCGCGGTGGCCGAGCTGCACCGTGTGCTGAAGCCGGGCGGCATTCTGCTGGCCATGGAGGACATCGCGCCGCGCGACGCCTGGAATCTGGCGGGCCACGCCATGCACTGGCTGGACCGGGGCGGCTACATCCGCAGCGACGCCGACTACCGCGCGCTGATGGGGCCGCATTTCGCCACCCGCCGCGAGTACGCCATCCGCTCGGGCATCTGCGACTACGCGGTGTATGTGATGGACCGCTGCGGCGCGGTGGAACTGCACCCGTGA
- the tsaD gene encoding tRNA (adenosine(37)-N6)-threonylcarbamoyltransferase complex transferase subunit TsaD: MTHQTPPENLTILAIESSCDETAAAVVRGGREVLSNIVASQIDEHRRYGGVVPEVASRQHILALESVIGEAVRGVPGGWQAIDAVAATHGPGLSGALLTGLNAAKGIAFARELPFVGVNHIEAHIYASWLGTTPETAPQFPLVALVVSGGHTLLALIEGHGRYRLLGQTRDDAAGEAFDKSARIMGLGFPGGPAIQRAAASAQGGVVLPRAWLRDSYDFSFSGLKTAVLHQIQARDSREAKVGGVASKSLPRAGQAAPAPSAAPAEQAGVDKFTAQIAYAFQESVVDVLVTKAVDAARAFGATEIVLAGGVAANARLRGEMQRRASIPVRFPAVDLCTDNAAMVGAAGFYRFEAGVQSGWDLDVNPNLPLALPG; encoded by the coding sequence ATGACACACCAGACACCCCCAGAGAACCTCACCATCCTCGCGATCGAAAGCTCATGCGACGAGACCGCCGCCGCCGTGGTGCGCGGCGGGCGCGAGGTGCTCTCCAATATCGTCGCCTCGCAGATCGACGAGCACCGCCGCTACGGCGGCGTGGTGCCCGAGGTCGCGTCGCGGCAGCACATCCTAGCGCTCGAATCGGTGATCGGCGAGGCTGTGCGCGGCGTGCCCGGCGGCTGGCAGGCCATCGACGCGGTGGCGGCCACCCACGGCCCAGGGCTCTCGGGCGCGCTGCTCACCGGCCTGAATGCGGCCAAGGGCATCGCCTTCGCCCGCGAGCTGCCCTTCGTGGGCGTCAACCACATCGAGGCCCACATCTACGCCAGCTGGCTGGGCACCACGCCCGAGACCGCGCCGCAGTTCCCGCTGGTGGCCCTGGTGGTCTCGGGCGGACACACGCTGCTGGCCCTGATCGAGGGCCACGGGCGCTACCGCCTGCTGGGCCAGACCCGCGACGACGCGGCGGGCGAGGCCTTCGACAAGTCGGCGCGGATCATGGGCCTGGGCTTCCCCGGCGGCCCGGCCATCCAGCGCGCCGCCGCCAGCGCCCAGGGCGGCGTGGTGCTGCCCCGCGCCTGGCTGCGCGACAGCTACGACTTTTCGTTCAGCGGCCTGAAGACGGCGGTGCTGCACCAGATCCAGGCCCGCGACAGCCGCGAGGCCAAGGTGGGCGGCGTGGCCAGCAAGAGCCTGCCGCGCGCCGGGCAGGCCGCCCCAGCGCCCAGCGCGGCCCCCGCCGAGCAGGCCGGGGTAGATAAGTTCACGGCGCAGATCGCCTACGCCTTCCAGGAGTCGGTGGTGGATGTGCTGGTGACCAAGGCGGTGGATGCGGCCAGGGCCTTCGGCGCGACCGAGATCGTGCTGGCGGGCGGGGTGGCCGCCAACGCGCGGCTGCGCGGCGAGATGCAGCGCCGCGCCAGCATCCCCGTGCGCTTCCCCGCCGTGGATCTGTGCACCGACAACGCCGCCATGGTCGGCGCGGCGGGCTTCTACCGCTTCGAGGCGGGCGTGCAGAGCGGCTGGGATCTGGATGTCAACCCCAACCTGCCGCTGGCCCTGCCAGGCTAG
- a CDS encoding N-acetylmuramoyl-L-alanine amidase: protein MRSRISLFVFTCCLLGGLIAQPAAAADSKPFDGQPEQIQLRVQPTPDAAPAEPDYVSGITRTGEPFTHLLLRREASVPSGGALSLQIRVSADGESWTDWGQAPDNDELWVPSDGPNVAWSDTISVGAVAQFWQVRAFYTSAPDGTAPALSKIDVNTVDTRLSNQQSAVQAEAFARAGQPRASGISKPAVVSRTAWGSPDGQSSRATPAYYAVNHMVVHHTADASTLTGKEQSWADRVRAEWTFHTITRGWGDVGYNYLIDPNGVIYEGRAGGDDAVGFHDTANYGSMGVSVIGTYTSSAPSAAAQQSLVSLLAWKASQKKIDPLGSSFYYGCSISTYCKPKTGTSVIANIAGHRQVTPGHTTCPGDAFMAILPSIRQQVQNRLSGQGDTATDNGDLQVDEVESSFTSVGDWHTAACGEGGSTQWTYATDAVAESTNMATWKPNIPTAGTYRVYVSIPQGCGLASPPYATGKASYTIHVKSGEEYTRVVDHNTSDQWVDLGAYTFGAGTGGWVVLSDMAEPFAQQKVIFFDSVKWVAEDTANTNPSLVSVSLTGPDASKPSQVPSGGLLKVSFTIKNSGSTTLATQEPQATLSPDGARYNDASSGTDDSYVYDEGECFIGDSTGSYGAFPKESSSFRLTLGPKNLADVSLSCAGAVGSDATGYYPWRWGLNGPLAPGETRTVTGYIRMRNPGTTSRTITLQAGLVQEYVKYYATSVAQTTITVTPEQSAPALAELGGDGAARAQVYRLANIPANFLARTSNPLSIATGEQLGSFAWNGAPTDWGTGGPVGGATDSFVVQQTRAFSVPTAGEYTFRTASDDGSWLWVDGQLVVNNYGLHDSENIVDGTITLSAGVHTLGFKYFERSGGAAAGYTMARPGFEVFEVIPDATAGGALALGGTFVQTPSIALAAEDLGGLGVAKLSYSLNGGPWVDSIDRLAKLGSLANGSYTLRYAATDAAGNSAERSASFVVDNTKPYYRTYVPAVTR from the coding sequence ATGCGTTCTCGAATCTCTCTTTTTGTGTTCACCTGCTGCCTGCTGGGCGGCCTGATCGCGCAGCCCGCAGCCGCCGCCGACAGCAAGCCCTTCGATGGCCAGCCGGAGCAGATCCAGCTGCGGGTGCAGCCCACGCCCGACGCAGCGCCCGCCGAGCCGGACTACGTGTCCGGCATCACCCGCACCGGCGAGCCGTTCACCCACCTGCTGCTGCGGCGCGAGGCCAGCGTGCCCAGCGGCGGCGCGCTCAGCCTGCAGATCCGTGTCTCCGCCGATGGCGAAAGCTGGACCGACTGGGGCCAGGCCCCCGATAACGACGAGCTGTGGGTGCCCTCGGATGGCCCGAACGTGGCCTGGAGCGACACCATCTCGGTGGGCGCGGTGGCCCAGTTCTGGCAGGTGCGGGCCTTCTACACCAGCGCGCCCGACGGCACCGCCCCCGCGCTCAGCAAGATCGACGTGAACACGGTCGACACCCGGCTCTCGAACCAGCAGAGCGCGGTGCAGGCCGAGGCCTTCGCCCGCGCGGGCCAGCCCCGCGCCAGCGGTATCAGCAAGCCCGCCGTGGTCTCGCGCACCGCCTGGGGCAGCCCCGACGGCCAGAGCAGCCGCGCCACGCCCGCCTACTACGCCGTCAACCACATGGTGGTGCACCACACCGCCGATGCCAGCACGCTCACCGGCAAGGAGCAGAGCTGGGCCGACCGCGTGCGCGCCGAGTGGACCTTCCACACCATCACGCGCGGCTGGGGCGACGTGGGCTACAACTACCTGATCGACCCCAACGGCGTGATCTACGAGGGCCGCGCGGGCGGCGATGACGCGGTGGGCTTCCACGACACCGCCAACTACGGCTCGATGGGCGTGTCGGTGATCGGCACCTACACCAGCAGCGCCCCCTCCGCCGCCGCCCAGCAGAGCCTGGTGAGCCTGCTGGCCTGGAAGGCTAGCCAGAAGAAGATCGACCCGCTCGGCTCCTCGTTCTACTACGGCTGCTCGATCTCGACCTACTGCAAGCCGAAAACCGGCACATCGGTGATCGCCAACATCGCCGGGCACCGCCAGGTGACGCCGGGCCACACCACCTGCCCGGGCGATGCCTTCATGGCCATTTTGCCCAGCATCCGCCAGCAGGTGCAGAACCGGCTCAGCGGCCAGGGCGATACGGCCACCGACAACGGCGATCTGCAGGTCGACGAGGTGGAGAGCAGCTTCACCTCGGTGGGCGACTGGCACACCGCCGCCTGCGGCGAGGGCGGCAGCACCCAGTGGACCTACGCCACCGACGCGGTGGCCGAGTCGACCAACATGGCCACCTGGAAGCCCAACATCCCCACGGCGGGCACCTACCGCGTGTACGTTTCCATCCCGCAGGGCTGCGGCCTCGCTAGCCCGCCCTACGCCACCGGCAAGGCCAGCTACACCATCCACGTGAAGTCCGGCGAGGAGTACACCAGGGTGGTCGACCACAATACCTCCGACCAGTGGGTCGACCTAGGCGCGTACACCTTCGGCGCTGGCACGGGCGGCTGGGTGGTGCTGAGCGACATGGCCGAGCCGTTCGCGCAGCAGAAGGTGATCTTCTTCGACTCGGTGAAGTGGGTGGCCGAGGATACGGCCAACACCAACCCCAGCCTGGTGAGCGTCTCGCTCACCGGGCCGGACGCCAGCAAGCCCAGCCAGGTGCCTAGCGGCGGCCTGCTGAAGGTCAGCTTCACGATCAAGAACAGCGGCTCGACCACGCTGGCCACCCAGGAGCCGCAGGCCACGCTCTCGCCCGATGGGGCGCGCTACAACGACGCCAGCAGTGGCACCGACGACTCGTATGTGTATGACGAGGGCGAGTGCTTCATTGGCGACAGCACTGGGTCATACGGCGCATTCCCCAAGGAGTCGAGCAGCTTTCGCCTGACGCTGGGGCCGAAGAACCTGGCCGATGTGTCGCTGAGCTGCGCCGGGGCGGTGGGCAGCGACGCCACGGGCTACTACCCGTGGCGCTGGGGGCTGAATGGCCCCCTCGCCCCCGGCGAGACCCGCACGGTCACGGGCTACATCCGCATGCGCAACCCCGGCACCACCAGCCGCACCATCACGCTGCAGGCCGGGCTGGTGCAGGAGTACGTGAAGTACTACGCCACCAGCGTGGCCCAGACCACTATCACCGTGACGCCCGAGCAGAGCGCCCCGGCCCTGGCCGAGCTGGGCGGCGACGGCGCGGCGCGCGCCCAGGTCTATCGCCTGGCCAACATCCCCGCCAACTTCCTGGCCCGCACATCCAACCCGCTCTCGATCGCCACCGGCGAGCAGCTGGGCAGCTTCGCCTGGAACGGCGCGCCGACCGACTGGGGCACCGGCGGCCCGGTCGGCGGCGCGACCGACAGCTTTGTGGTGCAGCAGACCCGCGCCTTCAGCGTGCCCACGGCGGGCGAGTACACCTTCCGCACCGCCAGTGACGACGGCTCGTGGCTGTGGGTAGATGGCCAGCTGGTGGTGAACAACTACGGCCTGCACGACAGCGAGAATATCGTGGATGGCACGATCACGCTGAGCGCGGGCGTGCACACCCTGGGCTTCAAGTACTTCGAGCGCAGCGGCGGCGCGGCGGCGGGCTACACCATGGCGCGGCCTGGCTTCGAGGTATTTGAGGTTATCCCCGACGCCACCGCAGGCGGCGCGCTGGCCCTGGGTGGCACCTTCGTTCAGACGCCGAGCATCGCGCTGGCCGCCGAAGACCTGGGCGGCCTGGGCGTGGCCAAGCTGAGCTATAGCCTGAACGGCGGCCCGTGGGTCGATTCGATCGACCGGCTGGCGAAGCTGGGCAGCCTGGCCAACGGCAGCTACACCCTGCGCTACGCCGCCACCGACGCGGCTGGCAACAGCGCCGAGCGCTCGGCCAGCTTCGTGGTGGACAACACCAAGCCCTACTACCGCACCTACGTCCCGGCGGTTACGCGGTAG
- a CDS encoding RHS repeat-associated core domain-containing protein produces the protein MHKQEFDPWGSVRAGDVPETTLDYTGQRRDTTGLRYYNARYDDPVSGHFLSADTIVPGAGALTMAPNDSTARGLWGKGGNGPANPQELNRYSYVNNNPVRWNDPSGHFAQLLMLPLLVVSAPAWIVPALIVTGVVIVAAGVAYVAADTLKSYNEAKQRQNASNKGKLADKPADKPAETAVPDVGQKLPGSKTLYQDDKGVRVDVENPAGRQGEVHIHAGSNKPEDKYRYNPETGKFVGKDGKDAPKSVQDLLKIEKIAKAIKRGVEDYLGIK, from the coding sequence CTGCACAAGCAGGAGTTCGACCCGTGGGGCAGCGTGCGCGCGGGCGACGTGCCCGAGACCACGCTGGACTATACCGGCCAGCGGCGTGACACCACCGGCCTGCGGTACTATAATGCCCGCTACGACGACCCGGTGAGCGGCCACTTTCTCAGCGCGGACACGATTGTCCCCGGCGCGGGCGCGCTGACCATGGCCCCCAACGACAGCACCGCGCGGGGCCTGTGGGGCAAGGGCGGCAATGGCCCAGCCAACCCGCAGGAGCTGAATCGCTACTCGTATGTGAACAACAACCCAGTGCGCTGGAATGATCCGAGCGGGCATTTTGCTCAACTGCTCATGCTACCATTACTGGTTGTATCTGCTCCTGCATGGATAGTCCCGGCACTCATTGTTACAGGAGTGGTTATTGTTGCTGCTGGGGTTGCGTATGTGGCAGCAGATACATTAAAGTCTTATAATGAGGCTAAGCAGAGACAGAATGCATCAAATAAGGGGAAATTAGCAGATAAACCTGCAGATAAGCCTGCCGAGACAGCAGTGCCTGATGTTGGTCAAAAGCTCCCTGGGAGTAAGACTTTATATCAGGATGACAAAGGTGTACGTGTTGATGTTGAAAACCCTGCCGGTAGGCAAGGTGAAGTGCACATACATGCTGGATCTAATAAACCGGAGGATAAGTATCGCTACAATCCAGAAACTGGTAAGTTCGTTGGTAAAGATGGTAAGGATGCCCCTAAGAGTGTGCAAGATCTGCTAAAGATTGAGAAAATTGCTAAGGCTATAAAGAGAGGAGTAGAGGACTATTTAGGCATCAAATAG
- a CDS encoding HEAT repeat domain-containing protein, with protein sequence MLPDFGGGIAEWERLNELLEGHEESRGDVMKWIFEYLKGYVYTRELAGEEVFQKNRDEGIDIIHRLLASSDEDNRETAILSLEGIYDKGEIRDADILELLRPLLNDPSIWLQLEVAEALKTISPNDVSAKLKQLETHESSHIVDRAKKLLEEMQSPRAPSALGTC encoded by the coding sequence TTGCTTCCTGATTTCGGTGGTGGAATCGCGGAATGGGAACGGCTTAATGAATTACTGGAAGGCCATGAGGAATCACGCGGTGATGTGATGAAATGGATCTTCGAGTATCTTAAAGGGTATGTGTATACGCGTGAGCTGGCAGGAGAAGAGGTCTTTCAAAAGAATAGAGATGAGGGGATTGATATAATCCATCGATTACTTGCAAGTTCCGATGAAGATAATCGGGAGACGGCAATACTTTCGTTGGAAGGGATATACGATAAGGGTGAAATAAGAGATGCGGACATATTAGAGCTACTTAGGCCTCTCCTTAATGATCCATCAATATGGTTGCAGCTTGAAGTAGCTGAAGCACTCAAGACTATTTCTCCTAATGATGTTTCTGCTAAATTGAAGCAATTAGAAACACATGAATCTTCGCATATAGTGGATAGAGCAAAAAAGCTTTTGGAAGAGATGCAATCGCCCCGCGCCCCTTCAGCTCTAGGTACTTGTTGA
- a CDS encoding acyltransferase, producing the protein MKSSSGAHYVALDHIRAIALFMVFCWHFLHFGQSGYPIPHSYTPAVFPLALLDEGHTGVALFMTLSGYLFTKLLDGKNIDYRLFLRNRALRLFPLLIIIIIVNGCISLAARKDPVAYIFSMISGLISPVWPNGGWSITAELHFYIILPFILKLARSSKARLTGIIVAAVIVRLLLYRVLGEIQYLSYWTIIGRIDQFTLGIIGYYARGLFKKKHLLFMASSLLFMLFYWFFDRYGGYYQSQSIWIFMPTIEGVAYAIFIAWYDTSFQLSNTGLSKVIGKVGELSYSIYLIHYFFVFKLAKFINDHIVQLDNFYIACLAAFFGLILMLPLGYLSYRCIEQPFLKFRKKYTLPLPATP; encoded by the coding sequence ATGAAATCATCTTCGGGGGCGCACTATGTCGCACTCGATCATATCAGGGCAATCGCGCTGTTTATGGTCTTCTGCTGGCATTTCCTCCACTTTGGCCAAAGCGGCTACCCCATACCGCATAGCTACACCCCCGCTGTCTTCCCCCTCGCGCTGCTGGATGAGGGCCACACCGGCGTCGCGCTGTTTATGACGCTCAGCGGGTATCTCTTCACCAAGCTGCTCGACGGCAAGAACATCGACTACCGCCTGTTCCTGCGCAACCGGGCGCTGCGGCTCTTTCCGCTGCTGATCATTATCATCATCGTGAATGGCTGCATATCACTTGCGGCCCGCAAAGATCCGGTGGCCTACATCTTCTCGATGATCTCAGGCCTTATCTCCCCAGTATGGCCAAATGGCGGGTGGTCGATCACTGCCGAGCTGCATTTCTACATCATCCTGCCGTTCATACTCAAGCTCGCTCGATCATCAAAGGCAAGGCTCACTGGCATCATCGTTGCGGCAGTTATTGTGCGATTGCTGCTGTATAGGGTGCTTGGGGAGATACAGTACCTTTCCTACTGGACTATTATCGGAAGAATCGATCAGTTCACCCTGGGGATCATTGGCTACTACGCCAGAGGTTTGTTTAAGAAAAAGCACCTGCTCTTTATGGCATCATCGCTGCTTTTTATGCTCTTCTACTGGTTTTTTGATCGCTACGGCGGCTACTATCAAAGCCAATCAATCTGGATCTTTATGCCGACAATAGAGGGCGTCGCCTACGCTATCTTCATCGCGTGGTACGATACATCATTCCAGCTGAGCAACACAGGGCTATCAAAGGTCATTGGGAAGGTGGGCGAGCTTTCCTACTCGATCTATCTCATCCACTACTTCTTTGTCTTCAAGCTAGCGAAGTTCATCAACGATCATATCGTACAGCTGGATAATTTCTATATCGCCTGCCTCGCCGCGTTCTTTGGGCTGATCCTGATGCTGCCGCTTGGCTACCTCTCGTATCGCTGTATCGAGCAGCCTTTTCTCAAATTCAGGAAGAAGTACACGCTACCGCTCCCAGCCACACCATAA
- a CDS encoding class I SAM-dependent methyltransferase produces the protein MPNPSLRHRLKPWLPPALVRIYRRRRGDPRADPQFTLPARSLAELWPTPAAAELALPLSLAARADEWAMPAAELLAMAAICVLAQPRRVFEIGTYTGETTRVIARNTLADARVDTLDLAPDEFARRVGRPPHYVAGSAFHGTPEAQKIAQHAVGAGGFDFAPFAGQYDLVFVDADHRYPAVKADSEQALRLARPGGAIVWDDYVWDERHPECAGVTTYLNELVRDLPIYRIAGTRLAWARV, from the coding sequence GTGCCCAACCCATCCCTGCGACATCGCCTGAAGCCGTGGCTGCCGCCCGCGCTGGTGCGCATCTACCGCAGGCGGCGCGGCGACCCGCGCGCCGACCCGCAGTTTACCCTGCCCGCGCGGTCCCTGGCCGAGCTGTGGCCCACGCCCGCCGCCGCCGAGCTGGCGCTGCCGCTGTCGCTGGCCGCCCGCGCCGACGAGTGGGCCATGCCCGCCGCCGAGCTGCTGGCCATGGCCGCGATCTGCGTGCTGGCCCAGCCCCGCCGCGTGTTCGAGATCGGCACCTACACCGGCGAGACCACCCGCGTGATCGCGCGCAACACCCTGGCCGACGCCAGGGTCGACACGCTCGACCTGGCCCCCGACGAGTTCGCCCGCCGCGTGGGCCGCCCGCCGCACTACGTGGCCGGATCGGCCTTCCACGGCACCCCCGAGGCCCAGAAGATCGCCCAGCACGCGGTGGGCGCGGGCGGCTTCGACTTCGCGCCCTTCGCTGGCCAGTACGACCTGGTGTTTGTGGATGCCGACCACCGCTACCCGGCGGTGAAGGCCGACTCCGAGCAGGCCCTGCGCCTGGCCCGCCCCGGCGGGGCTATCGTGTGGGATGACTACGTGTGGGACGAGCGGCACCCCGAGTGCGCTGGTGTGACGACCTACCTGAACGAGCTTGTGCGAGACCTTCCGATTTATCGCATCGCGGGCACCCGCCTGGCGTGGGCGCGGGTGTAG
- a CDS encoding HAD family hydrolase yields MAHSSGAPLRRAVFLDRDKTLNEDPGYISHPDKLFLLPGVGEGLRQLHDAGYLLVVISNQSGVGRGYYTEDDLSAVHARLLALLAAQGVLLDGAYYCMHTPADHCACRKPEPGMILQAARELGIDLAQSVMVGDKVSDVEAGRRAGCATVLIAPEPPAAPVPAADVALPDLPAVAAWLLGKPVEV; encoded by the coding sequence ATGGCTCATAGCTCTGGCGCGCCGCTGCGGCGCGCGGTCTTTCTCGACCGCGACAAGACCCTGAACGAGGATCCTGGCTATATCTCGCACCCCGACAAACTGTTTCTGCTGCCGGGCGTGGGCGAGGGCCTGCGCCAGCTGCACGACGCTGGCTACCTGCTGGTGGTGATCAGCAACCAGTCGGGGGTGGGGCGCGGCTACTACACCGAGGATGACCTGAGCGCGGTGCACGCCCGCCTGCTGGCGCTGCTGGCCGCCCAGGGCGTGCTGCTGGATGGCGCGTACTACTGCATGCACACGCCCGCCGACCACTGCGCCTGCCGCAAGCCCGAGCCGGGCATGATCCTGCAGGCCGCCCGCGAGCTGGGCATCGACCTGGCGCAGTCGGTGATGGTGGGCGACAAGGTCTCGGATGTGGAGGCGGGGCGGCGCGCTGGCTGCGCCACGGTGCTGATCGCGCCCGAGCCGCCCGCCGCGCCGGTGCCTGCCGCCGATGTGGCGCTGCCTGACCTGCCCGCTGTGGCGGCCTGGCTGCTGGGCAAGCCGGTCGAGGTGTAG